One Mustelus asterias chromosome 10, sMusAst1.hap1.1, whole genome shotgun sequence DNA window includes the following coding sequences:
- the LOC144500024 gene encoding uncharacterized protein LOC144500024, with amino-acid sequence MPLVQTGEGSTRALNRSELSKIDTDVSAKQRLCASTVSSPNCKDGKGSVNSMETFPVNPNLEPKDEVDTDMTKQSLELQSVHRCSYTSKRLLKLNTPYRRFKKQNRKSKWSDDCLELECSIASPSYRPKCMKTVGSSTWTTDPKLADLTYKPVTIVGLSLGPTMMGANAPLSPMTVQEDFNIYLKQNMGSVLLPRLIPSADCEETSSKSAREIGNDVSCSEQLTEEAKSHIQQGEEHGYVKIIAGAIVKNQNEEEKVQVDLSEIICAQRSPTRPCDTLQERIMITSQDPDDGNYLCVSDEEVYDDYYENFNKSYHTSRTHVAKKKSKKTFQSRYSNQTKPDKTLVNSKSKFSKPDCQRSRIFKHEEGRKPELCNQSTLFVSPTEELCWSDTDQKEKCSSYSSYCDQPESPMSTREISHSCRHDERSPQSSTSHNPGCQQVLSHEDSPFATNEDCEVYYRCESPVVFHTVHEEE; translated from the exons ATGCCACTGGTACAGACTGGAGAAGGAAGTACAAGAGCACTGAATAGATCTGAACTGAGCAAAATTGATACAGATGTATCTGCTAAACAGAGGTTATGTGCAAGCACAGTTTCTTCACCAAATTGTAAAGATGGTAAAGGCAGTGTAAATAGCATGGAAACATTTCCAGTCAATCCAAACTTGGAACCTAAAGATGAAGTGGATACAGATATGACAAAGCAATCTTTGGAACTGCAATCAGTGCACAGATGTTCTTACACAAGTAAACGTTTGCTGAAGCTAAATACCCCTTATAGAAGATTCAAAAAACAAAACCGAAAGAGTAAATGGAGTGATGATTGTCTTGAATTAGAGTGTTCCATAGCCTCACCCAGTTATAGGCCAAAATGCATGAAAACTGTGGGCTCTTCAACTTGGACAACAGATCCGAAATTGGCTGATTTGACATATAAACCAGTGACTATTGTGGGACTGTCTTTAGGTCCAACAATGATGGGAGCAAATGCACCTTTATCCCCCATGACTGTGCAGGAGGATTTCAACatttatctgaaacaaaacatgggTTCCGTTTTATTGCCACGTCTCATTCCTTCTGCTGATTGTGAAGAAACCTCATCGAAAAGTGCAAGAGAGATTGGGAATGATGTGTCCTGTTCAGAACAATTGACTGAGGAAGCAAAAAGTCATATTCAACAAGGTGAAGAACATGGATATGTTAAAATAATTGCAGGAGCTATTGTTAAAAATCAGAATGAAGAAGAAAAGGTGCAAGTTGATCTATCGgaaataatttgtgcacagcgaTCACCTACAAGACCTTGTGACACCTTGCAAGAGAGAATAATGATTACATCTCAAGATCCTGATGATGGAAACTACTTGTGTGTTTCTGATGAGGAAGTCTATGATGATTATTATGAAAACTTCAATAAATCATACCATACTTCCAGAACCCATGTTGCGAAGAAAAAGTCCAAGAAAACTTTTCAAAGTCGGTATTCAAATCAAACAAAGCCAGATAAAACTTTGGTGAATTCAAAGAGTAAATTTTCCAAGCCAGACTGTCAGAGATCaagaatatttaaacatgaagaaGGGAGAAAACCTGAGTTATGTAACCAAAGCACTCTTTTTGTTAGCCCAACTGAAGAACTGTGTTGGTCAGACACAGACCAAAAGGAGAAATGTTCCTCTTACTCCTCATATTGTGACCAACCAGAAAGTCCAATGTCAACAAGAGAAATTTCTCACAGTTGTAGACATGATGAAAGGTCCCCACAAAGTTCCACATCTCATAATCCAGGATGTCAGCAAGTATTGTCGCATGAGGATTCTCCATTTGCAACAAATGAAGACTGTGAAG TCTATTACCGATGTGAGAGTCCAGTGGTATTTCACACAGTACACGAGGAAGAATAA